The genomic segment AATACACCTTCATTTGTAGGTTCACTTGCAGGACTTATGTCTAAATCTCGAATACTTGGTAAAGTATCAAGCGTAGAGAAAAAGGAAGTTAAATGGTACATACTGGGGACTGCAAAAATGATTAATGATATAGATCCTAGAGATATGTAATATTTATCATTTGCTTTTCAGCAATACAAACACATAACTGCAATAAAAAACTAAGTCTTAAAAGTTAAGACTTAGTTTTTTTATTCGAATATATCATTAATGAACATATTGTATTATATTAGCACGTGGAAACTAACATAATTTACTCAAAGCTAAATTTAATTTATCTATCATAAAATCTACATCATTTTCTGTTATAACAAGAGGTGGCTGGAGAGCTAGCACATTTCTACCTATTCCATTTTTACCTAAAAGAATGCCTTCATCCTTTAATATCTCTAATACAAAGTCAGTTTCTTTAAACGCTGGTTCACCATTTTCTTTTACTAGCTCTACACCTAACATAAGGCCTATACCTCTAACATCATAAATTATTGAGTACTTTTCCTTAAGTTTAAGAAGGCCACTTTTTAATTTTACTCCTAAATTTTCTGCATTTATACATAAGTTATTTTTAGAAATGTAGTCAAGGACAGCTATAGCAGTACTTGCAGCTACTGGATTTCCACCTAAAGTAGATGCAGAAGCTTTGGTAAATGTTGCTGCAATTTTATCATTCGTGCAAAAAGCTGATATCGGCATTCCGTTTCCAAGAGCTTTTGCCACTGTAATTATATCTGGAATTATTTCATAATGTTCTATGGCAAACATCTTACCAGTTCTTGCAAATCCTGTTTGAACTTCATCAATAATTAATAGTATTCCATGTTTTTCAAGTAGAGTTTTTAATTTTTTGAAATACCACTGAGGTGGAGTTATAATGCCTCCATTACCTTGCACGGGCTCTGCAATTAAAGCAGCAATCTTATCTGGTCCTTTAGCCTCAATTAATTTTTCTACAGATTCTAAGGATTCTGTAGCTGCTGCTTCAATGCTTTTCTCTTTAGCATAAGTATTGGGGGCAAAGGTAACACAATCAGAAAGCGTAGGATCTGCTCTCCACATAGGTATTCCTGTAACACTCATAGTTAAATAAGTTCTACCATGTAAGCTATTATTCAATGAAATAAATTCATTTCTGCCTGTGTAAAGTCTAGCAAGTAAAAGAGCACCTTCATTAGCTTCTGAGCCCGTACAGC from the Clostridium sp. CM027 genome contains:
- a CDS encoding aspartate aminotransferase family protein; its protein translation is MCNYIGPEKIIQKKKEFLFPCSQHFYKNPPQITRGEMQYLFDSEGKKYLDFFAGVSVVNCGHCNPEILDATIEQMKTLQHTSTIYLTQPIVDLAEKLSSVLPGDVNHSFFCCTGSEANEGALLLARLYTGRNEFISLNNSLHGRTYLTMSVTGIPMWRADPTLSDCVTFAPNTYAKEKSIEAAATESLESVEKLIEAKGPDKIAALIAEPVQGNGGIITPPQWYFKKLKTLLEKHGILLIIDEVQTGFARTGKMFAIEHYEIIPDIITVAKALGNGMPISAFCTNDKIAATFTKASASTLGGNPVAASTAIAVLDYISKNNLCINAENLGVKLKSGLLKLKEKYSIIYDVRGIGLMLGVELVKENGEPAFKETDFVLEILKDEGILLGKNGIGRNVLALQPPLVITENDVDFMIDKLNLALSKLC